Proteins encoded within one genomic window of Halocatena marina:
- a CDS encoding MBL fold metallo-hydrolase, translating to MFTAKGFTESPMTAPTIEYYGLSSYSIKWNDLHLLVDPWFTGPSWDTPSPTSFDDVDYILVTHGAYDHLGDTVPIADEYGAHVITEPAVADHLLDQGLPAKQVTRVIWGNQFDVGDVRCRALETRHLSYFESGNQQLSGTPLGFYFEFETVDIYYLGDTSIFSDLKLFGELYAPQIALVPIGAAPGARAPLPPREAAIVTEWLGVDTVVPVHYVPGSTEIDEFTESIMEIKLEERPEIAALEPTDRFTYDG from the coding sequence TCACAGCGAAGGGGTTCACTGAATCACCAATGACAGCACCCACCATCGAATACTATGGTCTCTCATCCTACAGTATCAAGTGGAACGATCTCCATTTACTGGTTGATCCGTGGTTTACTGGACCGTCGTGGGATACGCCATCTCCAACATCGTTCGACGACGTTGATTATATCCTCGTCACTCACGGTGCCTACGATCATCTTGGTGATACAGTCCCGATTGCGGACGAGTATGGTGCACACGTGATTACCGAGCCCGCAGTCGCCGATCATCTTCTCGATCAGGGATTGCCAGCCAAACAAGTTACTCGGGTAATCTGGGGGAACCAGTTTGACGTTGGGGATGTCAGGTGCCGGGCTCTCGAAACGCGCCATCTGTCGTATTTCGAATCTGGCAACCAGCAACTCTCGGGAACCCCGCTGGGATTCTATTTCGAGTTTGAAACTGTAGACATCTATTATCTCGGAGACACGTCTATCTTCAGTGACCTGAAGCTGTTTGGCGAGTTGTACGCGCCACAGATCGCTCTGGTGCCGATTGGAGCCGCACCCGGTGCACGTGCACCGCTTCCGCCGCGAGAAGCTGCGATCGTCACCGAATGGTTGGGTGTCGACACTGTCGTGCCGGTCCATTATGTCCCAGGAAGCACTGAAATTGACGAATTCACAGAATCAATAATGGAAATTAAATTAGAAGAACGTCCAGAAATTGCGGCACTCGAGCCCACTGATCGATTCACATACGACGGATAA